A section of the Malus sylvestris chromosome 17, drMalSylv7.2, whole genome shotgun sequence genome encodes:
- the LOC126610132 gene encoding phospholipase D alpha 4-like encodes MEGKVHKFLHGTLEANIFHATPYSPPPFPFNCIFATGKPAYVTIKIDNKKVAKTTHERDRVWNQTFQIPCAYPPDSTITITMKTKCSILGKFQIQAHEILNEASFINGFLPLVIENGKPNPELKLRFMLWFKPVQFEPTWGTITDNGGFKGLRNASFPQRSNSHVTLYQDAHHCSTFNPTPEFCGTPRRLWEDVYTAIEGATHLIYIAGWSFNPKMVLVRDLQTDNLRARGVKLGELLKQKAEEGVAVRVMLWNDETSLKIIKNKGIMGTHDEDAFCYFAHTKVICKLCPRLHHKFPTIFSHHQKTITVDIKSSTSASDREIMSFVGGLDLCDGRYDTEQHSLFQTLNTESHCADFYQTNISGASLQRGGPRTPWHDAHACITGEAAWDVLTNFEQRWTKQCDPSLLVPSITLTNLFQQTYASKPSERGWNVQVLRSIDNVSAGQLFQNLTVEHSIHDAYVEAIRSADKFLYIENQYFMGGCYLWENDQHCGCRNLIPVEIALKVVHKIKAKERFAVYIVIPMWPEGLPESESVQDILHWTRETMSMMYKLVGEAIKESGVEGHHPRDYLNFYCLANREVEIQGEFVPPQSPYHATQYWNAQKHRRFMVYVHSKLMIVDDAYLIIGSANINQRSMDGHRDTEIAIGCYQSDNGDNKTMGSSRGDIGAYRMSLWYEHTGRAKELFKHPESLDCVQTMRFIGDRMWKIYSGEEVIDMEGVHLVTYPINVTEEGYVEDLVEGSGDHFPDTNSMVKGKRSKVIPPIFTT; translated from the exons ATGGAGGGAAAAGTACATAAGTTTCTCCATGGAACTCTTGAAGCTAACATCTTCCATGCCACACCTTACTCACCACCACCATTCCCCTTCAAT TGTATTTTTGCCACTGGGAAGCCTGCATATGTGACCATCAAAATAGACAACAAGAAGGTAGCAAAGACGACCCATGAACGAGACCGTGTGTGGAACCAAACCTTTCAAATCCCTTGTGCTTATCCGCCTGATTCGACCATTACCATTACCATGAAAACAAAGTGCTCCATCTTgggaaaatttcaaattcaGGCACATGAGATACTAAACGAAGCAAGTTTTATCAACGGTTTCCTCCCTCTTGTAATCGAAAATGGGAAGCCAAATCCAGAACTCAAGCTCCGGTTCATGTTATGGTTTAAGCCTGTGCAGTTCGAACCAACTTGGGGGACAATAACTGATAATGGTGGATTCAAGGGGCTGAGGAATGCATCATTTCCACAAAGATCCAACAGCCATGTCACTCTTTATCAAGATGCTCACCATTGCTCAACTTTCAACCCTACACCGGAGTTCTGTGGGACTCCGAGAAGACTATGGGAAGATGTTTACACAGCCATTGAGGGGGCAACACATTTGATTTACATTGCGGGCTGGTCTTTCAATCCTAAAATGGTTCTG GTCAGGGATCTTCAAACAGACAACCTGCGTGCGCGAGGGGTGAAGCTCGGTGAATTACTAAAGCAGAAGGCTGAGGAAGGTGTGGCAGTGAGAGTAATGCTTTGGAATGATGAAACTTCTTTGAAAATCATCAAGAACAAAGGAATAATGGGAACACATGATGAAGATGCATTTTGTTACTTTGCACACACCAAAGTGATATGCAAATTGTGCCCTAGATTGCACCACAAGTTTCCCACAATCTTCTCTCACCATCAGAAAACCATAACTGTAGACATCAAATCTAGCACCAGTGCAAGTGACAGAGAAATCATGAGCTTTGTTGGGGGTCTAGATCTTTGCGATGGGCGCTACGACACAGAGCAACATTCGTTGTTTCAAACCCTCAATACAGAATCACATTGTGCTGATTTCTACCAGACCAACATTTCCGGGGCTAGCCTTCAGAGAGGAGGGCCTAGAACGCCGTGGCATGATGCTCACGCTTGTATAACCGGTGAGGCTGCTTGGGATGTACTAACAAATTTCGAGCAACGATGGACTAAGCAATGTGATCCCTCTTTATTGGTCCCTTCTATCACCTTAACAAACCTCTTTCAACAGACTTATGCAAGTAAACCCTCTGAGCGGGGCTGGAATGTTCAAGTTCTTAGGTCAATTGACAATGTTTCAGCAGGCCAATTGTTTCAAAACCTAACCGTGGAGCATAGCATTCACGACGCCTACGTTGAAGCAATTAGGAGCGCCGATAAGTTTCTATACATCGAGAACCAGTATTTCATGGGAGGGTGCTATCTGTGGGAGAACGATCAGCATTGTGGATGTAGAAACTTGATCCCCGTTGAAATTGCACTAAAAGTGGTCCATAAGATCAAAGCAAAGGAGAGGTTTGCTGTGTATATTGTGATTCCGATGTGGCCAGAAGGGTTACCTGAGAGTGAATCTGTGCAGGATATACTTCATTGGACTAGAGAGACGATGTCAATGATGTATAAATTGGTTGGAGAAGCCATAAAAGAAAGTGGGGTTGAAGGGCATCACCCGAGAGACTATTTGAACTTCTATTGCCTTGCCAATAGAGAAGTTGAGATCCAAGGGGAGTTTGTTCCCCCTCAATCTCCTTATCATGCAACACAATATTGGAATGCACAAAAGCATAGGAGGTTCATGGTCTATGTTCACTCCAAGCTCATGATAG TGGACGATGCATACCTTATCATAGGATCAGCAAACATAAACCAAAGATCCATGGACGGACACCGAGACACTGAGATCGCAATTGGATGCTACCAGTCCGACAATGGCGATAACAAGACGATGGGGAGCTCGAGAGGCGACATTGGGGCATACCGGATGTCATTATGGTATGAACACACAGGTCGTGCCAAAGAATTGTTCAAGCATCCTGAAAGCTTAGATTGCGTGCAGACGATGCGTTTTATCGGAGATCGGATGTGGAAAATTTACAGTGGAGAAGAAGTGATCGACATGGAAGGTGTTCATCTTGTGACATACCCCATAAATGTAACAGAGGAAGGATATGTTGAGGACCTTGTGGAAGGTAGTGGTGATCATTTTCCAGATACAAATTCTATGGTGAAGGGCAAGAGATCAAAAGTGATCCCACCAATATTTACTACATAG